The following coding sequences lie in one Bifidobacterium sp. ESL0690 genomic window:
- a CDS encoding NAD(P)-dependent oxidoreductase: MEYIETQSEHTELPLVVIPSMFEAMYQPIATSMRMLRNVARVRMYKDFNIEPDTILERCKNADIVVVIGFHVTGRLLEELGTHVRCFVFGGTGVANFIDLNRTRELGIRVCNTVHYGDETVAEYTFALILELARSVGAMDHNIREGNWSGLEGMSLKEKTIGLIGFGGIGQTVARIADGFGMHTLVWNSHVNAATARSLRTTPVDDIGELIAHSDIVSLHLPLNEETQRVVTAADLDRLKPGSYFINTARAELIEEGALVNRLKRGDVKAAIDVYDKEPLPPDDPLRSVPGTILTPHVAWRADDAYRDLSRQLARSIHAFCNGERFNVVE, encoded by the coding sequence ATTCCCTCGATGTTCGAGGCCATGTACCAGCCCATTGCCACGAGCATGCGGATGTTGCGCAACGTCGCGCGCGTACGGATGTACAAGGATTTCAACATCGAACCCGACACCATCCTCGAACGCTGCAAAAACGCCGATATCGTCGTGGTCATCGGCTTCCACGTCACCGGCAGACTGCTCGAGGAGCTCGGCACCCACGTACGTTGCTTCGTTTTCGGTGGCACCGGCGTCGCCAATTTCATCGATCTCAACCGCACCCGCGAGCTGGGTATCCGTGTTTGCAACACAGTCCATTACGGCGACGAAACCGTTGCGGAATATACGTTCGCGCTGATTCTCGAACTTGCGCGCTCAGTCGGCGCCATGGACCACAACATCCGCGAGGGCAATTGGAGCGGGCTCGAAGGCATGTCGCTCAAGGAAAAGACGATAGGACTGATCGGTTTCGGCGGTATCGGCCAGACCGTCGCTCGCATCGCCGACGGTTTCGGCATGCATACGCTGGTCTGGAACTCCCACGTCAACGCCGCCACCGCACGCTCCCTGAGGACGACACCTGTTGACGATATCGGAGAGCTTATAGCCCATTCGGATATCGTGAGTCTTCATCTGCCACTGAACGAGGAAACGCAGAGGGTCGTGACCGCTGCCGACCTCGACCGACTCAAGCCAGGCAGCTACTTCATCAACACGGCACGCGCCGAGCTCATCGAGGAAGGTGCGCTGGTCAACAGGCTCAAGCGCGGCGACGTCAAGGCCGCCATCGACGTCTACGACAAGGAACCCCTGCCGCCCGACGATCCGCTGCGTTCGGTTCCCGGCACCATCCTCACCCCGCATGTCGCCTGGCGCGCGGACGATGCCTATCGTGATCTTTCACGCCAGCTTGCACGCTCGATTCACGCCTTCTGCAACGGCGAGCGCTTTAACGTCGTGGAGTGA